One part of the Microvirga sp. TS319 genome encodes these proteins:
- a CDS encoding AI-2E family transporter produces the protein MTVARPTIFWISVVTIALLMLVLLRPILLPFAVGMTLAYLLAPVVDRLEQVGINRSIAALMLVLLLVVGLVGLVLVMLPALIGEVRFFIDEFPRYVTRVQALMADTSQPWLHALLGQQLRIEDSATHAMAATGSAWLDDLLNSAWSGGKALFSLLSLLVVVPIVSIYLLIDWARMTAMIDGWISAKHREEVRALGQEIHETVAGFMRGQIVICLILALFYAAALRLTGLNHAVLIGITAGLISFVPFLGLGVGFAVATCVAIAQFWPDWTPLAAIAGTFLIGEILADYVLSPRIIGSRVKLNPVWLIFALFAFGYLFGFVGLLVAIPLAASLGVILRFAMQRSLASPDPDAMPASSASAAPASGSLSLGTGEIRQSADATHIVGRRGAMVIRPNKRLGAARDTTIT, from the coding sequence ATGACGGTTGCACGTCCCACCATATTCTGGATTTCGGTCGTCACCATCGCGCTTCTGATGCTGGTGCTGCTGCGCCCGATCCTGCTGCCATTCGCAGTCGGTATGACGCTTGCCTATCTTTTGGCCCCGGTTGTCGACAGATTGGAGCAGGTCGGAATCAATCGCTCGATCGCAGCCCTGATGCTCGTGCTGCTTCTGGTCGTCGGTCTCGTCGGTCTGGTTCTGGTGATGCTCCCGGCCCTCATCGGGGAAGTGCGATTCTTCATCGACGAATTCCCCCGCTATGTCACACGGGTCCAGGCTCTCATGGCCGATACGAGCCAGCCCTGGCTCCATGCTCTCTTGGGTCAGCAACTCCGGATCGAGGACTCGGCCACCCACGCAATGGCGGCGACAGGCAGCGCCTGGCTCGACGACCTCCTCAACTCGGCATGGTCGGGTGGGAAGGCTCTGTTCTCGCTCCTGTCACTGCTCGTGGTGGTTCCGATCGTCAGCATCTATCTTCTGATCGACTGGGCGCGAATGACGGCGATGATTGACGGCTGGATATCTGCCAAGCACCGCGAGGAGGTTCGAGCCCTCGGGCAGGAAATCCATGAGACGGTAGCGGGTTTCATGCGCGGGCAGATCGTTATCTGTCTTATCCTGGCCCTGTTCTACGCTGCCGCCCTGCGGCTGACGGGCCTCAACCATGCCGTTCTGATCGGAATTACCGCCGGCCTGATCAGTTTCGTTCCTTTCCTCGGACTCGGCGTTGGCTTCGCCGTCGCGACCTGTGTCGCCATCGCCCAGTTCTGGCCGGACTGGACGCCGCTCGCCGCCATAGCCGGCACTTTCCTGATCGGGGAAATCCTTGCCGATTACGTATTGTCGCCACGCATCATCGGGAGTCGGGTCAAGCTTAACCCGGTCTGGCTCATATTTGCGCTGTTCGCCTTCGGGTACCTGTTCGGCTTCGTCGGACTGCTGGTTGCGATCCCGCTCGCTGCGTCGCTGGGCGTGATTCTGCGGTTTGCCATGCAGAGATCGCTCGCAAGTCCCGATCCAGACGCCATGCCGGCATCGTCCGCATCCGCCGCGCCTGCTTCGGGATCGCTATCCCTCGGAACGGGCGAGATCAGGCAATCCGCCGATGCGACCCACATCGTAGGGCGACGTGGCGCAATGGTCATTCGCCCGAATAAAAGGCTTGGAGCCGCCCGAGACACGACTATCACTTAG
- a CDS encoding Lrp/AsnC family transcriptional regulator: MASKSSSSITLDSFDLAILNILQRDNSTPQRVIGEAVNLSAPAVQRRIRRMEEAGVIQANVAIIDPVQVGQPITIFVEVEVISETAELIDAAKREFAAVPEVQQCYYVTGEADFVLMVVVPTMTAYEALTRRLFFGNNNVKRFRTFVAMDRVKVGLAVPLPE, from the coding sequence GTGGCGTCCAAGTCTTCATCCTCGATCACCCTGGACAGCTTTGATCTCGCAATTCTGAACATCCTTCAGCGGGACAACTCGACCCCGCAACGGGTGATCGGCGAGGCCGTCAATTTGTCGGCACCGGCCGTGCAGCGCCGCATCCGGCGGATGGAGGAGGCCGGGGTCATCCAGGCCAATGTCGCCATCATCGATCCGGTCCAGGTCGGGCAGCCGATTACCATCTTCGTCGAGGTCGAGGTCATCAGCGAGACGGCGGAATTGATCGATGCCGCCAAGCGGGAGTTCGCGGCGGTTCCAGAGGTCCAACAGTGCTACTATGTCACCGGCGAGGCCGATTTCGTGCTGATGGTCGTGGTGCCGACGATGACGGCCTACGAGGCGCTCACGCGGCGTCTGTTCTTCGGCAACAACAATGTAAAGAGGTTCCGCACCTTCGTCGCCATGGACCGGGTCAAGGTTGGACTAGCGGTTCCCCTGCCTGAATGA